Part of the Apostichopus japonicus isolate 1M-3 chromosome 18, ASM3797524v1, whole genome shotgun sequence genome, CATTGGGGCTCTGATACACAGGTTTGTAGGTCGTAATCGGCACAATTCACaattttttcacaaatttttctcttcaatttaaacttttcaaatttcaattcaatttttcaatttttttattcacaattcacaatttgttttcacaattcaaagaaaattcacaaatcggcacaattcACCTCCTCCTTTTCCAATGGTTGATTGTTGAAATTGTCTTAGACTGTGTCTATAAAGTGAACttaaagcaaacaggtgtgatgtcatagttggaCATTGACAACATCCAAGAAGGTTTTGTTTAGCTTTTACTTTATATTTCACTGTATTATCCTGACCCTGGATTTGGTTAGGGTTGCAACTTTATGTTAAGGTGATAGTAACAGTGTAGCAATGAAATTTTGTGTTGTAACCAGTGATGGAGAAAGTTGATCTCAAACATTGTGTCTGTGAACGGCTGGGTATTCTGTATGTATCTCTGGAATCACTCCTCTTTGCATTAACGTTTGGTACAAAAGGTCTTATGagaaagaaagacaaagaaGAATGAGAATTCACCAAGATGCTAAGAATATGCTCACATCTCATCTGTCACAATTAAAAGTGATACAGCTTATCAAGcagaattttgaaaattttctttgatttaCACTGGAAATAGTTTACCAACTATTTCAATAATGAGTGCAAACTAGTCCTAGAAATTGTTTCAGTTGATTTGGTGTTTTCTTCTTAAGGCCAAAAACTTGATAATAAAAATTATGTACAATGAACACAGGGTGAAAGTTAAACATGTTTTTCCATTAACTCGAGACCATTGTCTTTCTGGGTTTTCTTGCAGGGTGTGAACAAAACCAGACGGTTTCTCCTGGAGTGGCTTTCATTTCTTTATCGGTACATCCCGGTTGGTCTATTGGAACGGCTCCCTCAGAAGATAAATGAAAGACCTCCATTTTACTTTGGCAGAAACGATCTGGAAACATTGATGTCTAGCAATAAATGTGAAGACTGGATCAAAATCAGGTATTAAGTTATTATCAGTTCTTGAGGATTAGAAGGCTACTGAGGGGAGGAAGATACCAAAGAGgaattaatataaaaaacaatcatgaatatgcaaatgaacATTTCTAAAACTAAATGACCAAGTCATTCAGATTGATTGTAAGTGAAGTACTATAGCATAAGGAGAGTGAAAGAGAGCATTAGGTATAAATTGTGTCTCATAATTAAAACTAACGACACCTGACAATCCAATGTTTGGCAATCGTTTTCTGTACTTTGTTGTGAGTTGTTGTACTGAGAGAATGTTAGCACATAGATCTACTTGCTTGAATATTGAATactgtttattttggaattactTGTAAAAATGTTGTTAGTGGATGCAATGCTATAGTCTTTAAGGTCATCACAGTTACCCACCCAAAAAATATTTAGTAGTTTAAAAAATTAGTAGAAGTTTTTTATATTACTTTCCAGTACCATGAGTATCTGGTTCTCCATAATGTTCCCAGTTAGCCTATTGAGGGTTATGAAAATATCCATTTCCATATCTGATTGTATATAACTACTTTTAGAGTGGCAGTATTTAACTACTTTTAGAGTGGCAGTATTCAATTACTTTTAGAGTGGCAGTATTCAATTTgaacatgggtgaccattatctgacttgCTGGCATATTTGGCCACCATTTTGGTCTGAAGATAAGCAGAAAGTTGGTCgaacgaaaaaaaaactgttatatTCTGCCTCTGACCTAGTCTGTCCTTAGTTATTTGTTGTATCACAACGTCACAATTCAAggatttattttcattttccattcCAGTGAAATGTTACTAGGGCCTGTACCCGACGACTTTCTGTTCCTCCCAAAGCACAAAGCGAACTCCTACAATTGATTCCTGGAGGACTAAACTATGATCATTCTCACTGGTTTCAGTCAAACACAGATGGAGACCTGACAGTTTGGATTTGTATTTGGTTAAGAACTCATCAAGTTTTGATACGTTTATGCTGATTCAGGGGTCTTATTTCATTTGCGTTTGCAAAGTACCAAACATTATATGTGAAGTGAACTAGAGTATTAAAGCTTTCTTTATCATCCATAGTTATTAAACCGTTGAATTCTTTTAAGGAGTATAAAACCTAGAACGGAGGTCTTAATCCTTGCGAGGGGAATCAGACAGAGGATGGAAGAAATCCTACACAAAATTTATACCCTGTGCACATTGTATAGTATCCTTTATAGTTTTTACCCTGTGCACATTGTATAGTATCCTTTATAGGTTATACCCTGTGCACATTGTACGGTATCTTTTATACCATGTgcatattgtacagtataccCAAGACCTTCTGGCAGTTATGTACAAGAACTGCATAACAAGTTTTTTTAAGTCATGTTTGTACATAGTGATTGAAAATACCAACTACCAAAGAAgtgaacatttaatttttgtGATTGATAATTAATAATGGGAAAAGTCTTCCTCCAAACACAAAgtattgaaaaaaacataaagtaGGAAATTCTGTAGATTTTATTGTAACAAGTCCACCACTTGCTCTGAGACAGTACTATCTAATCACTGGTCAGTAATTACTTTTTAAGAACAATGAtaacttaattttcataaaacTATTTGCTTAGTTGGTGGATAGCAATTCTAGGTTGAGAGCTTAACAATTGTTAATTTCACACTGTTATTTGAAAAAAGGGCTTAAGATAATTTCCAACAACAAAACTGGAACAATataaaatttgagaaaatatcTCATGTACCTTAGTTTATCGTTGCTAGATTTAACTTGCATTTGATGTATATTTCAGAATGCATTTCCACAAGAGATAAACAGAGTTAAAAACAAAGAAGTGGTGTAAATGTCATGCATTGAAGGAGCATATTCTTGATTCGATTAAGTTTTCATCTTTTGGCTAGAAAGCTACATAATTTTAATTTCCACTGATAACTGGAAAGATTGTTTTTGTTACTTGCAAGTTTATAAACATCTGACCATTATTACATCATTACCTGAGAGATCATGAACAGGAGTTTGTCAACATTGTTTTGTATCATATTTTGTCCATTCAAGAAATGAAGGTCAGAGGAAAAGAGTCATCTAAGTGCCCAGGCAGCCCTTAGGAGTGTGTGtgtctcttttttttgggggggggggagggggtggaccCTCTACATGGGAGCCCCCTTCAACGACCCCATTGCCATACCCTGTCCTTACAACATCCTGAATATTTCTCAGGCCTTTTCATTTAGGTTCATGTCCCCACCTAAATAAGGAGTGCAAttaatgaccccccccccccaaacactaTCAtcctcccccacacacacacttcccACCTTTTAAATTCTGTGTACATCACTATGATGTAAAGCATTTTTCCTTTACAAAATCGAGTCATCAGAGTTCTTAAGTAATCATTTCTCATTAAACTAATTGACTCCAGACCAGAAATTACTGGAAAGCCATTTGTTTTTACTGGATAAATGTGTAAAATCCAGTCAGAATGTAGTACTCAAAAAGGACTTGGTAATTGAGTAGTACTCAATTACCGTTATAAAAATACTTGGTACTTACACTCGATGAAAAGGTCTTGGACAATATCAGCACCATCATTTAGTACTTGCACTTGGATGCTCAAGTACTCATAGTCATTTTAAAGTACTTGGTACTCGATCGGGCTGACATCATGTTGATCAAGACCTGCGAGAAAAGGTCTACTCATTTTAGTTCATGATACACATGGAACAAGAAACCTTATAAAATTTGTGTGTCAGTCAACGTTACACATAACAATCCTTTAGATAGATTCAGCATCTAAGTTTATATGCAGCTTCGAAGCATGTAAAGCTAAGACCTACTGTCTAGCAAATAAAGCACGGATTACTCCATCGATTCTGATTCTTGGGTTAACAACGAACTTCACCGACACTGAAATCtgttggcgttccatacttGTGTGCATCTGCTGCTGCGGCTAGGGACAACGGTAAACAAATTGCACAATCATACTCTGATTGTCTTGGTCCGTGCTTCGATATATTACTTCACTAGGCCTCTGTGCTTAACGTcagttttcttcaaatatgTATAAGTGTTCTTCTTGTACAAAatgtctcaaaagaaaaacgTGGGGCTCTCAGAGAAGGTAAATTAATGATTAATTCTCCGTTCAGCGACCAGCCACTTAGTTGCCTAGGCCTAGCTAACCCGGGCCTAGTTCATTTCAGTTAGAACTTGGGCTAGGCCTAAAGTTTGAAGCTCTCTATCTATGTTAGCCTGACGCTACGGTAACGTTAGGTTAATTTCGTTAAACATTAGTTTAACATACACttttttcaaaaagaaagtCGCATTCCGATCATGAATtacattttgcgatgcgatactggaaaaaaaattcCCTGGAACAATGCTTGGTTTGTGTTTAAGGTGATATATAGTCCTAGACTACATAGAACTAAATTTGTGCATATCACAGTAATCATAAACAATGCTGACTTTGTTCAATGGTAAAGCAGTAGAGATATGGGAAATGCACTTGCAGAGTTTAGCTTacaatgttttctttcatttacagGTTCAAGACATTAAACgtatgcagaataactggatgAAGCAAAGATCTGCTGCTGCTGAGGAAATCACACCTGTTGTTGAAACTAAACAAAAAACCAAGAGAGGAAATGTTACTTCAAACACAAGAGTCAATACTGACAAAGGTAACTGAACATTTCTGTCAACAGGTATAGTCTGTTAAAGGGTCTGAATACTCGGGCACAAAGAAACggctcatgccggtaatctgacctagtttcgactcaggtgttacagaagtgttagacaccaccatcgatcccagaaaatacacacgcagcttgctaccgtcggtaattagacactagtgtacagtcaatacatgcagctatggtcaataaacacaacacagtgtacatagcagtgatggacatctcaggtctagataaaagataacaaggtatcacgtttcattactgcattttgtagccacaagaaagaaacttcacttgcaagcaacggaaactttttcacagggcggcacacagtttggggcaagtcttctaTGCCTTTAAGAGTTATTTTGATCTTCCTGGCTGAAAAGTTGCGTCAAATTTCTTAGAAAGTTAGTTCTTTGCTCTCTCTGGAGATGAAAGGAATTGTTGCAGTCATGATAATGTGTGCACACTTTTTTGCATATGATATTGGCTTGATAACATGTATTCCATTGATGAAATTGTTGATGAATCTCATCAGTTGTATGAGAATGGCAATCATTGATTATACATTGAGTATATTTCAAGTAAATTGTGGTCAGCTGTGGTAAAAAACCTGAAAACTTATTGAATGTCTCATtatgcattccattataaacacgacCTTCCCAGATTCCCCATGCTGCAATCTTTATTGGTACTCAAATTGTAGTAAATAATCATGACGATGTATATGGCATTGTTGCTATAGTTTCATGTTTAATTGTTCCAGCCTGCTCCTCCTCTCTGCAGACACTCTGTCTTGGATAGTTGGTGGCGGGCAAAAGAAGAAATCTGCAGCACCAATCTCCATTCGTTCGAGATCTGCGTCACCAGCCAGAAATTCATCCAGTAAGCAAGAGAAGGCGAGGCAAACGCCTCGATCACGACCGGCTAGTGGCAAGGTCACCTCCAGGTCAAATCCAACTTCCTCAAGGAGCCATAGAGATTCTCGACCACCAAATGGCATCTCTGGGAAAGTCACCCATGATAACAAAAATGTTACTTCCGAGAAAATTGTCAACAGAAAGCAAAGTTACCAACTTGATCGTTCCCTCTCTGAAACTGACTTGAGGCAAGCATTCGATAAGGTTAAGACAGATACCACACAGGGGACCGGTGAAGGTAGTAATTACGGTAAACCATCATTACACAATGGCAGATCAGAAGATAGATCGACAGATCTACTGAATCAAAACAACTTTGACAATTTGGCTGATCAGCTAAGTCAAAAAGTGAGGAAAACAATTCTAGAGGAACAGAAGACTGCTCTTCTGAAGCTTGGCATTAACCAAGACAGTATACTGTTAAATGAAACAGACCAGGGTTTACCGGAAGCTCATTGCtgtaataaatgtaaacaattcaTGGTGAGTATCAAAATCAAATTGAGGAATCTTTCATAACATCTGTACTATGATTTTTGCCTATATGACATACAAGCAATTTGAAAAATTTTccattaataaaagaaaaaagtataTCATCTCATCGGGTCACGTTAAGGTCGCCCATATGGTTAAGCTTCTGGGTGGAATTATACAGATCTTAAATATACCAGAGAGGTTTATTTCATATGTTGCTGTTTTAAATCTTTCTTTCAGATACCTCCAGATCACGCACCTGTGTTACTGGTCCCTTGTGGTCATACCTTTTGTGAACCTTGTGCCGAGGCTAGGATCAAGTGTCCAGCTTGCAGGACCAAGGGTAAACAATCTGAGTTTCATTGTTAATCTGGATCAAACTTGATGGTAATGGTCAGTTGATTCGGTGGCCACAAAATAGTACAAGGCTTTGAGAGGTCATTCTTCATAGAGCTTTCATCTTATAATGAACAAAATTGGTAACAGTCTTTAGTCTTTGACTGTAAGGTTGAAGGGAGTACACAGGAAtaggaggtcagaggtcatgtAACGTTATTTACagtcaaaagaaaaaattatccATACCTCTTTGCATCTATCTTAGAGTGTTGCTCATATTGTAATGGCAGTTAAACTATTCAGTTTGCAAAGGTAAAGAAAAAGGCAAGAGAGCCTTATGGGCATGTTACAGAATAATTGATTCCAGTAGAGGGCTATTTATCTTGGACAGTCTTTGCACCCTCTCTTTCAAAGACCTTTCTATTGTACCTTCTTAGTTTGGGCCTCTAGTCTTTCACCACTCTTTATAGAATTGCTCTTGtgaacagtggcggagctagcgGTATTGGCCaggggtcgagaatggtctgtaggggcgctttcgacactatctaagcggagcgccaccacaggttgaaattttttgagtaaagatactccctagatcgccggaaattaccatTTCCGGGCCTtgccaatttgcagataaacaaagaataaataggtgtcatcgccattttgtcagaaaattacaccaacaaaatgtgacaaatgttaataggtatttgagagcccaataaaaaaatcaataactgcgaataagtaaaaagtggtaaaaagctgaaaagggcgccagcattccatttgagtccgtcgggggggggtcAACTGCCCCCTCTGACTATATGGACACTCCGCCACTGCTTGTGAAACCACAGGTCAAACCCTTTGCAGGTTTAATGGCACTTCAGTAGCATTTTACTTTAAACAAACTTGATCATGTTTCCAAGGATTCCATCTTTGTCCTCTGctgacctgaaatgacctttgacctcccaaAAGCAATAGGACCTTACCATTCAATAGCATCTACACGTATGCAGTTCGACTGTGCTGTAATTTTGTAGTTAAATGTTTCATGAGCCAGGccattacatactgtacacagagACACAAGAAGTTAAGAACCATCTCATTTGGCAAGGATTGAAATACAGGTAATGGCCAGTGCTatctgttataattattatttctcCAGTTGTGTTAATGTAATGTTCACACTATCTCTTTCCCTGAACATTGCTCTTTCAGCAAGCAATTTCTGTTTAAACCTTTTATCTCTTTACACTGCAAGGCTATACCTTCTGTGATGATGTAATGAaaatctgtgtgtgtgtttgactATAAAGGTATTCCTTTGTTGACTGGAATGTCTGAGATATGGAAAGCCTTGACTGAGATTCcttctttaatatataaatgAGTTAAGTCCAGGTATCCCCATTCATTGGAATGAGTTCTGCTGAATGCATGACAGTGTATTGTAGCATTCATGGCAAATCTGTTCAGTAGTAATGGACCATTCAGCAACACAGTGGCTAGTTCtgtgttatatttatgtataggGCCCTGTTCTGTCCATTACAGGGGCAAATTGACTTTCTAGGTTACTGGAAAACTCATGTTGGATTTCTTTTAGTTTGTTTAGAGCTTGTGAAATTATCATTTGAATCTGGAGTTGAGAATGGAATCACTTTGGTTGatttaatttgaattttcatATGTAGGTCCCTTCCTAGGTGCCTGTTGTGTTTTTTACTCCTGTGTGCAAACAAGCAGTGTGTACTGATATAACAGCTGGAATATTCTTGTGGTGGACAAACTTGGCCTAGTAACGTACAATAGCAGTGGAAACCAATTCGTAACACATGAGAGCTCATGTCAGACGAGAGTTTCTTTGGAATCATTTTAAGCACTGTCGTAATATTTCCTGAATTATTATATTGAATATATCAGTATTCTCGGCCTTACTTCCCTATTCATTTCAGTTTTGTCGACAGCTGTGAACGAGTCACTCCAAGAGATCATTCTGAGAACAGCTGGTAAGGCAAAAGGAGAGACCTTGTCTGGTAGTCGTTCAACAAAAGCAGAAGGTGCTACCCAATCAAATGTGTCAGAAAAATCTAGAAGTTACAATCCATCAGATTATTCAGATGATTCAAGTAATAAATGGGAAAATGGAGGTGGAAGAATTGGAGACCAAAATGAAATGGTTTTTCGTCAGGATGGAGATTTCCGCTCCACATTTACTCCTCTCACGAGAGGTACAGACATTTCGGAGCAATTGGAGAGATATAAGGAAGAGTTCGAGTCACTCTCTATCAGATGTGAAGCTTACGAACATGAAGAAGAAGATACCTTGATTAGAGTGAAGAAGAAAACTGAGGAAATTGATAAACAGAAAGTAAGTTACATTTGCATAATACAAATATCTAGATGCTGGTCACAATCCTATGctaaatacatataatattaatactaaTATAGACATTAGGTCTGAGTCCTATGCataatacaaatattaatatagatACTGGTCTGAATCTTGTGcttttaaatacaaataatgGGGAATGGTCAGTGACCATTGTCAGCGTACCCAGTCGACCAACACTAAAGGATGTTCCTACTGCCACAACAACATGGAAAactattttatatttgaaattgtacaTGTGCATTGCATATCTGTAATAATATCCTATCTCAAGAATTGGCGCCAC contains:
- the LOC139958819 gene encoding uncharacterized protein, encoding MSQKKNVGLSEKVQDIKRMQNNWMKQRSAAAEEITPVVETKQKTKRGNVTSNTRVNTDKDTLSWIVGGGQKKKSAAPISIRSRSASPARNSSSKQEKARQTPRSRPASGKVTSRSNPTSSRSHRDSRPPNGISGKVTHDNKNVTSEKIVNRKQSYQLDRSLSETDLRQAFDKVKTDTTQGTGEGSNYGKPSLHNGRSEDRSTDLLNQNNFDNLADQLSQKVRKTILEEQKTALLKLGINQDSILLNETDQGLPEAHCCNKCKQFMIPPDHAPVLLVPCGHTFCEPCAEARIKCPACRTKVLSTAVNESLQEIILRTAGKAKGETLSGSRSTKAEGATQSNVSEKSRSYNPSDYSDDSSNKWENGGGRIGDQNEMVFRQDGDFRSTFTPLTRGTDISEQLERYKEEFESLSIRCEAYEHEEEDTLIRVKKKTEEIDKQKKQICNIEREQQRIKDEITSLQEKLSVLHSHQEEFQSQCNALEEVKENEFRQLKSIRDTKKGIEKQRDKIKFLARNVGLTLD